The genomic region AGAGGACCAGGACTCCTGTGTAGACATTATGGTCCCCAAGCTGGTCACTGCTGTGTTCCCAGAAAGGTGGAGTACCTCTGTAGAGGGAGACGCTTCTGAAGACACCCGGCTGTCACCTGAGGTGCTGCTCACACCTGAAGGTGGATTTGTCACAGTGCTCAAAGTCATGTTCAATGTGCCAGTGGTCTCCATTGTGCTAGGCGTGCCTGGTGAAGTGGCAGGGACAGGTGCAATAGGGTCCCTGGCTTGTGATGTGGGGGAATGTAGAGAAGGCGATGTCGTGGCACGTGAGGGCACCAGGGGGGATGGAGATGTGTTGTCCTGGTCAGAGGCAGGGCTTGTCCATGACACAATCTCAGAACCCGTGCCCACGCCAATGGTCACTACTGACCTTGCAGAAACCTGAGTCCCTGCTGAGTGACTTTCGGCCCAGGAGGCCGTGGTTGATGCATCCTTGTTACGTGTGTCCTGTGATGTAGTCCCAGGGACAACTGTTTTGGGGACCACGGCTCGGGCTGTGGACTCTGTCAAGGTGAAGGAGGTAGAGAGCCTGGTGTTGATTCCTGTGGAGATGTCTGGTGAAATCATGGACTGAGAAAGGCCAGGGATGGATGTGCTGCTGGAGGAGATGACGTGGGTCCTAGAGTCGCCCGCAGTAGTATCAGTGGACGCTGATGAAGGGACACTCATTGTCCCCGAATCCAGGGTGGTGTGCTGGGACGTGCTGGTTTCCCGTGGTTCCAGGCCAGGGGATGACATTGACGGTGTCTCAGACTCCGTGGCTTGAGGAAGGCCAGCCTCCGGTGTTGAAAATGAGGCGCCCCCAGTGAGCAAAGAGGGGACTACTGAGGTGGTGCCTTTGGGTGTCTCGGATCCCGCTGGGGCAAAGGACCGGGACTCCTGTGTAGACGTGATGGTCTCCAAGCTGGTCACTGCTGTGTTCCTGGAAAGGTGGATTCCCTCTGTAGCGGGAGACGCTTCTGAAGATACCTGGCTGTCACCTGAGGTGCTGCTCACACCTGAGGCTGGACTTGTCCCAAGTCCCAAGCTTGTGCTGAAAGCACTGCTGGTCCCCAGCCCCGTAGGCTTGCTTGGTGAAGTGACAGGGACAGGTGAAGTAATGTCCCTGGCTTGTGATGTGGGGGATTGTAGAGAAGGTGATGTCATGGCATGTGAAGGCACCAGGTGGGATGGAGATGTGGTGTCCTGGTCAGAGGCAGGGCTTGACCGTGACACAACCTCAGAACCCGTGTTCATTCCAAAGGTCACTACTGACCTTGCAGAAACCTGAGTCCCTGCTGAGTGACTTTCGGCCCAGGAGGCCGTGGTTGATGCATCCGTGTTACTTGTGTCCTGTGATGTAGTCCCAGGCACAACTGTTTTGGGGAACATGGCTATAGTTGTGGACTCGGTCAAGATGGAGGAGGTAGAGAGCCTCGTGTTGATTCCTATGGAGATGTCTGGTGACATCGTGGACTGAGCAGGGCCAGTGATGGATGTCCTGCTGGAGGAGATGACGTGGGTCCTAGAGTCCTCTGCAGTAGTACCAGTGGACACTGGAGAAGGGAAACTCATTGTCTCCGAATCCACGGTGGTGTGCCGGGATGTGCTGGGTTCCCGTGGTTCCAGGCCATGGGATGATGTTGACCGTGTCTCAGACTCTGTGGTTTCAGAAAGGCCTGCCCCCGGTGTGGAAAATGAGGTgtccccagtgagcacagagggCACTACTGCAGTGGTGCCTTTGGGTGTCTCTGATCCTGCTGGGGCAGAGGACTGGGACTCCTGTGTAGACATTATGGTCGCCAAGCTGGTCAATGCTGTGTTCCCGGAAAGGTGGATTCCCTCTGTAGAGGGAGACGCTTCTGAAGACACCCGGCTGTCACCTGAGGTGCTACTCACACCTGAAGGTGGACTTGTCACAGTGCTCAAAGTCATGTTCAATGTGCCAGTGGTCTCCATTTTGCTAGGCGTACCTGGTGAAGTGGCAGGGACAGGTGCAATAGGGTCCCTGGCTTGTGATGTCAGAGAATGTAGAGAAGGTGACGTTGTGGCAGGTGAGGGCACCAGGGGGGATGGAGATGTGGTGTCCTGTTCAGAGGCAGGGCTTGTCCGGGATACAACCTCAGAACTTGTGTCCAAGCCAATGGTCACTAGTGACCTTGCAGAAACCTGAGTCCCTGCTGAGTGACTTTCGGCCCAGGAGGCCGTGGTTGATGCATCCGTGTTACTTGTGTCCTGTGATGTAGTCCCAGGGACAACTGTTTTGGGGACCACGGCTCGGGCTGTGGACTCTGTCAAGGTGGAGGTGGTAGAGATCCTGGTGTTAATTCCTGTGGCCATGTCTGGTGAAATCATGGACTGAGAAAGGCCAGGGATGGATGTGCTGCTGGAGGAGATGACATGGGTCCTAGAGTCCTGTGTAGTAGTACCAGTGGACACTGGAGAAGAGACACTCATTGTCTCCAAGTCCACGGTGGCTTGCCGGGATGTGCTGGTTTCTCGTGGTTCCAGGATATGGGATGATGTTGACCATGTCTCAGACTCTGTGGTTTCAGAAAGACCAACCTCTGGCGTGGAAAATGAGGTGTCCCCAGTGAGCGAAGGGGGGACTACTGAGGTGGTGCCTTTGGGTGTCTCGGATCCCGCTGGGGCAAAGGACCGGGACTCCTGTGTAGACGTGATGGTCTCCAAGCTGGTCACTGCTGTGTTCCTGGAAAGGTGCATTCCCTCTGTAGTGGGAGACGCTTCTGAAGACACCCGGCTGTCACCTGAGGTGCTGCTCACACCTGAGGCTGGACTTGTCCCAAGTCCCAAGCTTGTGCTGAATGCGCTGCTGGTCCCCAGCCCCGTAGGCTTGCTTGGTGAAGTGACAGGGACAGGTGGAGTAATGTCCCTGGCTTGTGATGTGGGGGATTGTAGAGAAGGTGATGTCATGGCATGTGAAGGTACTAGGTGGGATGGAGATGTGTTGTCCTGGTCAGACGTAGGGCTTGTCCGGGACACAACCTCAGAACTTGTGTCCAAGCCAATGGTCACTACTGACCTTGCAGAAACCTGAGTCCCTGCTGAGTGACTTTCGGCCCAGGAGGCCGTGGTTGATGCATCCGTGTTACTTGTGTCCTGTGATGTAGTCCCAGGCACAACTGTTTTGGGGAACATGGCTATAGTTGTGGACTCGGTCAAGATGGAGGAGGTAGAGAGCCTCGTGTTGATTCCTATGGAGATGTCTGGTGACATCGTGGACTGAGCAGGGCCAGTGATGGATGTCCTGCTGGAGGAGATGACGTGGGTCCTAGAGTCCTCTGCAGTAGTACCAGTGGACACTGGAGAAGGGACACTCATTGTCTCCGAGTCCACGGTGGTGTGCCGGGATGTGCTGGGTTCCCATGGTTCCAGGCCATGGGTTGATGTTGACCGTGTCTCAGACTCTGTGGTTTCAGAAAGGCCTGCCCCCGGTGTGGAAAATGAGGTGTCCCCAGTGAGCGAAGAGGGCACTACTGCAGTGGTGCCTTTGGGTGTTTCTGATCCTGCTGGGGCAGAGGACTGGGACTCCTTTGTTGACGTTTTGGTCCCCAAGCTGGTCACTGCTGTATTCCCGGAAAGGTGGAGTCCCTCTGTAGAGGGAGACGCTTCTGAAGACACCCGGCTGTCACCTGAGGTGCTGCTCACACCTGAAGGTGGACTTGTCACAGTGCTCAAAGTCACGTTCAAAGTTCCCGTGGTCTCCATTGTGCTAGGCGTGCCTGGTGAAGTGGCAGGGACAGGTGCAATAGGGTCCCTGGCTTGTGATGTGGGGGAATGTAGAGAAAGTGACGTCGTGGCAGGTGAGGGCACCAGGGGGGATGGAGATGTGGTGTCTTGGTCAGAGGCAGGGCTTGTCTGTGACACAATCTCAGAACCCGTGTCCACGCCAATGGTCACTACTGACCTTGCAGAAACCTGAGTCCCTGCTGAGTGACTTTCTGCCCAGGAGGCCATGGTTGATGCATCCGTGTTACTTGTGTCCTGTGATGTAGTCCCAGGGACAACTGTTTTGGGGACCACGGCTCGGGCTGTGGACTCTGTCAAGGTGGAGGTGGTA from Mustela erminea isolate mMusErm1 chromosome 1, mMusErm1.Pri, whole genome shotgun sequence harbors:
- the LOC116567933 gene encoding mucin-16-like is translated as MSSPGLKPRETSTSQHTTLDSETMSVPSSASTDTTAGDSRTHVISSSSTSIPGLSQSTISPDMATGINTRISTTSTLTESTARAVVPKTVVPGTTSQDTSNTDASTMASWAESHSAGTQVSARSVVTIGVDTGSEIVSQTSPASDQDTTSPSPLVPSPATTSLSLHSPTSQARDITPPVPVTSPSKPTGLGTSSAFSTSLGLGTSPASGVSSTSGDSRVSSEASPTTEGMHLSRNTAVTSLETITSTQESRSFAPAGSETPKGTTSVVPPSLTGDTSFSTPEVGLSETTESETWSTSSHILEPRETSTSRQATVDLETMSVSSPVSTGHHISIPPGALTCHNVTFSTFSDITSQGPYCTCPCHFTRYA